The Cohnella abietis genome has a segment encoding these proteins:
- a CDS encoding S-layer homology domain-containing protein yields the protein MFRKFSAVILVVALLLQLFPAQAPVANAAVGNGSFIFPSESTDPQAPRITTDARVTLQGSINNINASTISYSVFQIIDDKGNEDPSDDIIGNSKVDQTSNVYNEGNAITVFNLELFPGKNRITFKGLQGGGEVADTFYIDYRNGPVFYNLLAQIDGQAFPVNDSNTTVVYSNASKGRSNYDISITGNAPNAQSVTIIVNGNSKTYNVNPSNNNSFVASPVNLKKGKNLVTIRVKNNSQTLETTREIAFYNGSVTYYDVNVNEGSGGSPLEYYPNYNYTDSSKVQVTGKVIVPNSEYADVVGGALQPHPDPSLPSTGSDPTGTKLVKVNYTLTGGTSSVIGSVYATIDPLTSKTDKFFVYSFKLDNSVLAASGALVDDKQYNLQLMSDNEVNKHLNVTPTLEGTSSLGFTLQNGTKPYIYEINYLQSYNGTNYENITGGALAGSNIFAMPFAVEVLIGNPTNYGINDSPISVPTIRDVANNEYKYIDPKPFEYKRVNIKGTDVTTVTKMVNGVTKTFYRVVYEFSKMPVTGTQTIDFTMTGGTASSVVKPVKVNLLYGPFANYDKAVDGMIIKVDTTETDTVQAIEVITNKLGDLAGSFKNIPNTSKIRYVPVTSGNNVTLNQTVFLYINNTLVPLTQGTNVSDFKLNIGTAAGQISLTDVYKKFYSGENKIKIVYQTETDYYQKEIKVSVIPTNLPVIPAPGTSGVFPYGTQYKDAPLPNDPSFPIRGSIYTTTLSEMNIFGTFGFLDLGTTEQVVRNKVDSMRDSGTAVNYILKVSTPGSNDIRWNLTDAIQLLQDGKVVGTIPATSSTSNTGNLAVQYNMNLQSFSFILKDQQLNADGSSKIYNFFVYNSGETGPRASFRLEVDPTSIPYKVLRPILPEKRIVNQNFIEVVIAAPGADKVLVTGGDLKAFKMEKIDFDTNNDGTIDYPNAYRAFVTGLKPGKDNKIDLIISNGKDVTKDSILIKYVPTNIPGAGYLETMKSSHKQFDGSLSLNFPKGTSLIRQDFNVPQNLKNQIFDGHKLMFAIANPEDGVVDRHEYETLPANFDLILQSFGTRFNVSFPTHFIKSSPVFWIDAGLADDPSTTTFDPLKMGVDPYQFPGAKGPGGTDIPTYDNRPDNRELVTSKIGTLELKYDENMRDNVGTIITVLRYDVKNKYWENLGGVVDTKKHTIKVPFTQFGYYVVSKMAYSFYDITQHPYAKNYLEAIYAKGIMNPVSYDQFGADIYTSRGEFARMMVKAIDIPLNYELSKSHYDDVPYTINPDGLWDFRYVETAARQGLIKGTTPRSFEPNAALSREQAAVIIARTLNLKLDTDAKKIDAALQKQFKDYAQIDFYARAAVLAVSKKGFILGTQVDPENAKKGFVFEPKSNLLRSDSAILVARMLADKKRLPKIN from the coding sequence GTGTTTAGAAAATTCAGTGCCGTAATTCTAGTAGTAGCACTGCTACTTCAGTTGTTCCCCGCTCAAGCACCAGTTGCTAATGCGGCTGTAGGCAACGGAAGCTTTATTTTTCCAAGTGAAAGTACTGACCCTCAAGCACCTCGAATTACGACGGATGCACGGGTTACTCTTCAAGGTTCAATTAACAACATCAACGCTTCTACGATTTCTTACAGCGTATTTCAGATTATTGACGACAAAGGAAATGAAGATCCATCCGATGACATCATCGGTAATTCCAAAGTGGATCAAACAAGTAATGTTTACAATGAAGGCAATGCTATTACTGTTTTTAATTTAGAGCTGTTTCCTGGTAAAAATAGAATCACGTTCAAAGGTCTTCAAGGTGGAGGAGAGGTTGCAGACACCTTCTATATTGATTACCGCAATGGACCTGTATTCTATAACTTGTTGGCCCAGATCGATGGACAGGCATTCCCTGTTAACGATAGTAACACAACTGTCGTCTATTCGAATGCATCCAAAGGACGCAGCAACTACGATATCAGCATTACCGGTAATGCGCCGAACGCTCAGAGCGTGACGATTATCGTTAACGGTAACAGTAAGACGTACAATGTTAACCCAAGCAACAATAACAGCTTCGTTGCATCTCCGGTGAACTTGAAAAAGGGGAAGAACCTCGTAACAATTCGAGTGAAGAACAACTCCCAGACGCTTGAGACGACACGTGAGATCGCTTTCTACAACGGCAGCGTCACTTATTACGATGTAAATGTTAATGAGGGCTCAGGTGGGTCCCCGCTTGAGTACTATCCGAACTATAACTATACAGATTCCAGTAAAGTGCAAGTAACAGGTAAAGTTATTGTTCCGAATTCCGAATATGCGGATGTAGTCGGCGGTGCCCTTCAGCCCCATCCGGATCCATCATTGCCTAGTACAGGGTCTGACCCAACAGGCACGAAGCTCGTTAAAGTAAACTATACACTCACGGGTGGAACATCATCCGTAATTGGATCTGTTTATGCTACAATTGATCCGTTAACCTCTAAAACAGACAAGTTCTTTGTCTATTCCTTTAAATTGGACAATAGTGTGCTAGCAGCGAGTGGAGCTCTTGTTGATGACAAGCAATATAACCTGCAACTAATGTCCGACAACGAAGTGAATAAGCATCTCAATGTTACACCTACACTAGAGGGAACTAGCTCCCTTGGATTTACATTGCAGAACGGCACAAAGCCATATATTTATGAGATCAATTATCTCCAATCGTATAATGGTACGAATTACGAGAACATCACGGGTGGGGCATTAGCTGGCTCTAACATCTTCGCTATGCCGTTTGCGGTTGAGGTGCTGATTGGTAATCCGACTAATTATGGTATCAATGATAGTCCGATTAGTGTTCCGACAATTCGCGATGTAGCGAATAACGAATATAAATATATTGATCCTAAGCCGTTTGAGTATAAGAGGGTAAACATCAAAGGTACTGATGTAACTACCGTTACTAAGATGGTCAACGGGGTGACTAAGACCTTTTACCGTGTAGTATATGAATTCAGTAAGATGCCAGTAACAGGCACTCAGACTATCGATTTCACGATGACTGGAGGTACTGCATCTTCTGTAGTTAAGCCGGTAAAAGTAAATCTTCTGTATGGTCCTTTTGCCAATTACGATAAAGCTGTCGATGGTATGATAATTAAAGTGGATACAACAGAAACTGATACGGTTCAGGCTATTGAAGTTATTACTAATAAGCTGGGCGACCTTGCGGGATCGTTCAAGAATATCCCGAATACTAGTAAAATAAGATACGTGCCAGTGACTTCTGGTAATAATGTTACATTAAATCAGACGGTATTCTTATATATCAACAACACTCTCGTTCCTTTAACCCAAGGTACCAACGTGAGTGACTTCAAGTTAAATATAGGAACAGCCGCAGGCCAAATAAGTCTTACAGATGTTTATAAGAAGTTCTATTCCGGTGAGAATAAAATTAAAATTGTGTATCAGACGGAAACAGATTATTATCAGAAAGAAATCAAGGTAAGTGTCATTCCAACGAACTTGCCGGTAATACCTGCGCCTGGAACATCAGGTGTGTTCCCTTATGGAACGCAATACAAGGATGCTCCTCTGCCGAACGATCCAAGCTTTCCGATTCGCGGTAGTATTTATACAACAACGCTATCAGAAATGAACATTTTCGGAACCTTTGGTTTCTTAGATCTCGGTACAACTGAACAAGTTGTTCGTAATAAGGTAGATAGCATGCGTGATTCAGGAACAGCGGTCAATTATATTTTGAAAGTCAGTACGCCTGGAAGTAATGATATACGCTGGAATTTGACTGATGCTATTCAGTTACTGCAGGACGGCAAGGTTGTTGGGACAATACCGGCAACATCTTCTACTTCGAATACCGGCAATCTAGCCGTTCAGTACAACATGAATCTTCAATCCTTTTCCTTCATTTTGAAGGACCAGCAATTGAATGCAGATGGAAGCTCTAAAATTTATAACTTCTTCGTCTACAACAGTGGCGAAACAGGGCCGCGTGCGAGCTTCCGTTTAGAAGTCGATCCGACCTCAATCCCTTACAAGGTGCTGCGCCCGATTTTACCGGAGAAGAGAATTGTGAATCAGAATTTTATCGAGGTTGTTATTGCTGCACCAGGAGCTGATAAGGTTCTGGTTACCGGCGGAGATCTCAAGGCTTTCAAGATGGAAAAAATTGATTTCGACACCAACAACGACGGAACAATAGATTATCCGAATGCGTATCGCGCTTTTGTTACGGGCTTGAAGCCGGGTAAGGACAACAAGATTGATCTGATTATTTCAAATGGTAAAGATGTTACAAAAGACAGCATTCTAATCAAATACGTACCGACGAATATTCCAGGTGCGGGTTACTTAGAAACAATGAAGAGCTCTCATAAGCAATTTGATGGTAGCTTAAGCCTTAATTTCCCTAAAGGTACTTCGTTGATCCGTCAAGATTTTAATGTGCCGCAGAATTTGAAAAATCAAATATTTGATGGCCACAAATTGATGTTCGCCATTGCAAACCCGGAAGATGGTGTGGTAGATCGTCATGAGTATGAGACTCTGCCAGCTAACTTTGACTTAATCCTGCAGAGCTTCGGGACAAGATTTAATGTTTCATTCCCAACTCATTTCATTAAATCAAGTCCGGTATTCTGGATTGACGCGGGACTTGCGGATGATCCGTCTACAACAACCTTCGATCCATTAAAGATGGGTGTGGATCCTTATCAATTCCCAGGTGCCAAAGGGCCTGGTGGGACTGATATTCCGACCTATGACAATCGTCCAGATAACCGCGAGCTGGTAACCTCCAAGATTGGCACGCTTGAATTGAAATACGATGAGAATATGCGTGATAATGTAGGTACAATCATTACAGTGCTACGTTACGATGTGAAGAACAAGTATTGGGAGAATCTCGGTGGAGTAGTCGATACGAAGAAACACACGATCAAGGTTCCGTTCACACAATTTGGATATTATGTCGTTTCTAAGATGGCATACTCCTTCTACGACATTACACAGCATCCATATGCTAAGAACTATTTAGAAGCTATTTATGCTAAAGGTATCATGAATCCGGTTAGTTACGACCAATTTGGAGCAGATATCTATACATCTCGTGGGGAGTTTGCACGGATGATGGTTAAAGCTATTGATATTCCGTTGAATTATGAGCTGAGTAAATCGCACTATGATGATGTGCCGTACACGATTAATCCTGATGGTTTATGGGATTTCCGTTATGTAGAGACAGCGGCCCGCCAAGGTCTCATTAAAGGAACAACACCGAGATCATTCGAGCCTAATGCAGCTCTCTCCAGAGAACAGGCAGCTGTCATTATAGCCCGTACACTGAATTTGAAATTAGATACAGATGCCAAAAAAATTGATGCTGCATTGCAGAAGCAATTCAAGGACTATGCACAGATTGACTTCTACGCTCGTGCTGCCGTATTGGCAGTATCTAAGAAAGGCTTTATCTTAGGTACTCAAGTAGATCCTGAGAATGCTAAGAAAGGCTTTGTATTCGAGCCTAAGTCAAACCTGCTTCGCTCGGATTCAGCAATCCTAGTAGCTAGAATGCTTGCAGATAAGAAACGCCTACCAAAGATTAATTAA
- a CDS encoding glycosyltransferase family 4 protein → MMSGWMLGIGLISFIAAMALALGFTPLVKKLAIRIGAIDVPNHRKVHTRIMPRLGGVAIYGAFTVGLLLILPWVPADMLSTYDRNLISALLVGGTLIVVLGALDDKFDLSAKLKLLVQIGAACIVVFGYNIKIDLLNIPFGSAMQPLGEWLSIPLTILWIVGVTNAINLIDGLDGLAAGVSGIAVATLLVMGIIMSNEAIIILSAVLLGSIGGFLFFNFHPAKIFMGDSGSLFLGFALATLSMLGFKQVTVVSFVTPLLIIGVPLSDTFFAIIRRWVHKKPIFAPDKGHLHHCLQQLGFSHRKTVLIIYGIAAFFGTCAIVQSSVSNSGLGNWITFIVICALVFLLQIGAELIGIVDQSRRPVLDLLARLRMKPQTDSRGK, encoded by the coding sequence ATGATGTCTGGCTGGATGCTCGGAATTGGACTTATTTCATTCATCGCTGCAATGGCGCTTGCGCTTGGTTTTACACCACTCGTAAAGAAATTGGCAATTCGAATTGGCGCAATTGATGTGCCGAATCATCGTAAAGTTCACACGAGAATAATGCCCCGTTTGGGTGGAGTTGCTATCTATGGCGCCTTCACAGTGGGATTGCTACTTATATTGCCTTGGGTACCTGCTGATATGCTCAGTACTTACGACCGCAATTTGATTAGCGCTCTACTTGTAGGGGGAACGCTAATTGTAGTGCTGGGTGCGCTTGATGACAAGTTCGATCTGTCAGCTAAGCTCAAATTGCTCGTACAGATTGGCGCAGCGTGTATTGTTGTATTTGGATATAATATCAAAATTGATTTGCTTAACATTCCATTCGGCTCGGCGATGCAGCCTTTGGGTGAATGGCTTAGTATTCCGCTTACGATCTTATGGATTGTAGGGGTAACTAATGCGATCAACTTGATTGATGGTTTGGACGGGCTAGCAGCTGGTGTGTCCGGTATCGCAGTCGCTACGCTACTTGTTATGGGTATTATAATGAGCAATGAGGCCATTATTATCCTATCAGCTGTTTTGCTTGGCTCTATTGGAGGCTTCTTATTCTTTAATTTCCATCCCGCGAAAATATTCATGGGTGACTCGGGCTCGCTGTTTCTCGGCTTCGCCTTGGCGACGTTGTCCATGCTCGGATTTAAGCAAGTTACAGTTGTCTCTTTCGTAACACCGTTACTTATTATCGGGGTTCCGTTATCGGATACCTTTTTCGCGATAATCCGTCGCTGGGTGCACAAGAAACCGATCTTTGCACCGGACAAAGGGCATCTGCATCATTGCTTGCAGCAGCTCGGCTTCAGCCATCGTAAGACTGTGCTCATTATTTATGGGATTGCAGCTTTCTTCGGCACATGTGCGATCGTTCAGTCCTCTGTCTCGAATTCGGGCTTAGGTAACTGGATAACCTTCATTGTTATCTGTGCTCTCGTGTTCTTGCTGCAGATTGGCGCAGAGCTTATCGGAATTGTAGATCAATCCCGTCGCCCTGTTCTCGACTTGCTAGCTCGATTACGGATGAAGCCGCAGACTGATTCTCGGGGGAAATAG
- a CDS encoding WecB/TagA/CpsF family glycosyltransferase codes for MKSKTKPYPTVSLYGVPFSKMNMKETVGYLAQAIESRRPQRVITGNPIMLMVGLDNPSFHHTLSTADLVVPDGSGVVWAARRLKQPVQERVAGFDLMHELLREGDKRGWSVYMLGASPDIIKAAHDKLQKQFPGMRFVGHRDGYFTDKEDGEVVELVRAAKPDLLFVARSTMNQEPWIEKYQDQLGVPVVMGVGGSFDVVSGKLKRAPALFRKLGMEWFYRLLQEPTRFRRMLVLPRFALKVIKDGEKVLKHNNPS; via the coding sequence TTGAAGTCCAAAACGAAGCCGTACCCAACGGTTTCCTTGTATGGCGTACCGTTTTCCAAGATGAATATGAAGGAAACTGTCGGCTATCTTGCACAAGCCATTGAGTCTCGTCGTCCACAACGGGTAATAACGGGAAATCCAATTATGCTTATGGTCGGACTGGACAATCCGTCATTCCACCACACTTTGTCCACGGCTGATCTCGTCGTTCCTGATGGCTCAGGCGTTGTATGGGCGGCTCGTCGCCTTAAGCAGCCGGTCCAAGAGCGTGTCGCTGGCTTCGATCTCATGCATGAATTGCTACGAGAAGGAGATAAACGGGGCTGGAGCGTGTATATGCTTGGTGCTTCGCCTGACATCATTAAGGCCGCACACGATAAATTGCAAAAGCAATTTCCGGGAATGCGGTTCGTCGGTCACAGAGATGGTTATTTTACAGATAAAGAAGATGGAGAGGTCGTCGAGCTAGTAAGAGCGGCTAAACCAGATTTGTTGTTTGTTGCCCGTTCTACGATGAATCAGGAGCCTTGGATTGAGAAATATCAAGATCAACTCGGCGTCCCTGTTGTAATGGGTGTAGGAGGCAGCTTTGACGTTGTGTCTGGTAAGCTTAAGCGTGCCCCGGCACTATTTCGCAAGCTGGGCATGGAATGGTTTTATAGGCTACTTCAGGAGCCTACACGGTTCAGGAGAATGCTGGTATTACCTCGATTTGCTCTCAAAGTGATTAAAGACGGAGAAAAAGTCCTGAAACATAACAATCCATCATGA
- the csaB gene encoding polysaccharide pyruvyl transferase CsaB: MYRLVLSGYYGFRNSGDEAVLKSILTALEEAATAVGVTVIPIVLSGDPEWTKRQYGVEAVHRTKLGEVRKALKNSDGLISGGGSLLQDATGLGSIPYYLGIMALARWCGKPTFVYAQGIGPVHRKIFQPFIARVFKKAAYVSVRDEESAMLLRRYGVPPGHIEVVPDPVMGLPEGDQVGGTEGEGEAAPVGAAGAVQDTPPVVGVSVRFWRSDRADLDRAAAALEALAGRYAVRLRFLPFHQGADEDASRYVMERLAGSGVSAELAPAHDDPQLMLREVGRCALLIGMRLHSLIYAANQEVPLLGLSYDPKIDQFLHRLDQRAVGTTESLDPEFLAQQAIEILSNPEQWQQSCGATIQRLKQEATRPSQQIIAHIRT, encoded by the coding sequence GTGTATCGTCTTGTCCTGTCGGGATATTATGGCTTCCGCAATAGCGGGGACGAAGCGGTGCTTAAAAGCATCCTAACCGCGCTCGAAGAAGCCGCAACAGCTGTCGGCGTTACAGTCATTCCAATTGTACTGTCGGGCGATCCTGAGTGGACGAAGCGGCAGTACGGCGTTGAGGCAGTCCATCGGACGAAGCTTGGTGAAGTGCGTAAAGCGCTCAAGAACAGTGATGGACTTATTAGCGGAGGGGGCAGCCTGCTTCAGGATGCAACGGGGCTTGGCTCCATTCCGTATTACTTAGGTATCATGGCGTTGGCTCGCTGGTGTGGTAAACCAACGTTCGTGTATGCACAAGGAATCGGGCCGGTTCATCGCAAAATTTTCCAGCCTTTTATTGCAAGAGTTTTTAAGAAGGCTGCTTATGTGTCGGTGCGTGATGAGGAGTCGGCCATGCTGCTGCGGCGTTATGGCGTGCCTCCAGGTCACATAGAGGTTGTGCCCGATCCTGTGATGGGCTTGCCGGAGGGTGATCAGGTTGGCGGAACTGAGGGTGAGGGAGAAGCGGCGCCTGTCGGCGCCGCTGGGGCTGTTCAGGACACACCACCTGTGGTGGGCGTGTCCGTCAGGTTCTGGCGCAGCGACCGCGCGGACCTGGACCGCGCGGCTGCAGCGCTTGAAGCGCTGGCCGGACGCTATGCCGTCCGGCTGCGCTTCCTGCCGTTCCATCAAGGCGCGGACGAGGATGCGTCGCGCTATGTGATGGAACGGCTAGCGGGCTCCGGGGTCTCAGCGGAGCTGGCCCCGGCGCACGATGACCCGCAGCTGATGCTGCGGGAGGTTGGCCGATGCGCGTTGCTCATCGGGATGCGCCTGCATTCGCTTATCTATGCGGCGAATCAAGAGGTTCCGCTGCTCGGCCTCTCGTACGATCCCAAGATCGATCAGTTCCTGCATCGGCTGGATCAACGTGCAGTCGGCACAACGGAATCACTCGATCCAGAATTTTTGGCGCAGCAAGCTATTGAAATATTGAGCAATCCCGAGCAGTGGCAGCAATCCTGCGGAGCTACAATTCAGCGCCTTAAGCAGGAAGCTACCCGTCCTTCGCAACAAATCATTGCTCACATACGTACTTAG
- a CDS encoding DUF5693 family protein — protein MYARVQTETSADNVAIVMDYRDLLQVSSSQPNPNQYVQEQLKLLKGAGVNAMAVFESTLEELSWAGEINVYNATQAALLEDRVSPPEDNGTYVVFNRPENEKVIRPIIEWAFRHHGAEVTNWSIKDHTGLRLNMGYEDAYIRAMQPNPLSMKMLKDQGFLIIPRISDRFTPYDPDEIAKWLKSFKEFGVTRVLFDGEAVTGFGKGLKFGGVQRFADDLNENGIGVAIFENLKTPQKGMSKLANLLKYNAIRAHSVGEAEMTIIKNPVLEDRLVLAVKDRNIRLLYLNAITVKDGTKGQVTNPMKDIVEVLQGDEEDSVGAVKQLNNFGFKIGEPKAFEVHKAPQETLLRGLAMLGAIALVALMIGLFIPALLLPVFVAGVIGGAGLHVLSPTLMVQMLALAAAIAAPTASVVLLIKRIRVLREGTEAQPISPMRRLGGAILLLVRTTILSLAAIPFIVALLNHITYSLVLQQFRGVSLLHILPIGLVALYVFLYGSGDTVLGNTKRILSMPLTVLWIVGIGILGAAGLYYMTRTGNAGQVSGLELQFRSLLENTFGVRPRTKEFLLGHPLFFAGIFLALRYRWAMVLLIAGTIAQLSMVDTFAHIHTPLLLSLIRIFLGLGIGVLLGLVIIAVWQIGEKLWSRWVKGAGQAV, from the coding sequence ATGTATGCGAGGGTGCAAACTGAAACATCAGCTGATAATGTAGCGATTGTAATGGACTACCGTGACTTACTGCAGGTTAGTAGCTCTCAGCCTAATCCGAATCAATATGTGCAGGAGCAGCTTAAGCTGCTGAAGGGTGCGGGAGTAAATGCCATGGCTGTTTTTGAAAGCACCTTAGAGGAGCTTTCTTGGGCAGGGGAAATTAACGTATACAACGCCACTCAAGCGGCATTGTTAGAGGATCGTGTATCACCTCCAGAGGATAATGGTACATATGTGGTATTTAACCGTCCCGAAAATGAGAAGGTCATTCGTCCGATCATTGAGTGGGCATTCCGTCACCATGGTGCAGAGGTAACGAATTGGTCGATTAAGGATCATACTGGCTTGCGTTTAAACATGGGTTATGAAGATGCCTATATTCGTGCGATGCAGCCGAATCCACTATCTATGAAAATGCTGAAGGATCAAGGCTTTCTAATTATTCCTCGAATATCGGATCGGTTTACTCCTTATGACCCAGACGAGATTGCCAAGTGGTTGAAATCGTTTAAGGAATTTGGGGTAACTCGTGTTCTGTTCGACGGTGAAGCCGTTACTGGATTCGGTAAAGGTCTTAAGTTTGGCGGCGTGCAGCGCTTTGCTGACGACCTTAATGAAAATGGTATTGGCGTAGCTATATTCGAGAACCTGAAGACTCCGCAGAAGGGGATGTCTAAGCTAGCCAACCTACTGAAGTATAATGCGATTAGAGCGCATTCGGTTGGGGAAGCGGAAATGACGATTATTAAAAACCCTGTGCTGGAGGACCGACTCGTATTGGCGGTTAAGGATCGCAATATTCGTTTGCTCTACTTAAATGCGATAACGGTCAAGGATGGAACTAAAGGACAAGTTACTAATCCAATGAAAGACATTGTCGAAGTTCTACAGGGAGATGAAGAAGATTCTGTAGGCGCTGTGAAGCAGCTAAACAATTTCGGGTTTAAGATAGGAGAGCCTAAGGCTTTCGAGGTTCATAAAGCTCCTCAAGAAACGTTGCTGCGAGGACTTGCGATGCTTGGTGCTATAGCGCTTGTAGCATTAATGATTGGTTTGTTCATTCCAGCACTTCTATTGCCTGTTTTTGTGGCTGGAGTAATTGGAGGGGCTGGTCTACATGTTCTAAGCCCAACGCTAATGGTACAAATGTTAGCTTTGGCAGCAGCTATAGCTGCACCAACTGCTTCCGTAGTATTGCTAATTAAAAGGATTCGGGTACTTCGTGAAGGTACGGAGGCTCAGCCGATATCACCAATGCGTCGATTAGGGGGGGCTATACTCCTACTCGTAAGAACGACAATTTTATCTTTAGCAGCTATTCCATTTATCGTTGCGCTGCTTAACCATATTACTTATAGCTTGGTCTTGCAGCAATTCCGGGGTGTGAGCTTGTTACACATTCTACCGATTGGTTTGGTTGCGCTGTATGTATTCTTGTACGGCTCCGGAGATACGGTTCTAGGGAATACAAAGAGAATTCTATCCATGCCACTTACAGTGTTGTGGATTGTAGGTATTGGTATTCTCGGTGCGGCAGGCTTGTACTATATGACAAGAACGGGTAATGCAGGTCAAGTGTCGGGTCTGGAGCTACAATTCCGTTCATTACTCGAAAATACTTTCGGCGTGCGACCTCGTACGAAGGAGTTTCTACTGGGACATCCGCTGTTCTTTGCAGGGATCTTCCTAGCGCTCCGCTATCGTTGGGCTATGGTGTTACTCATTGCTGGAACAATCGCGCAGCTATCAATGGTCGACACGTTCGCACACATTCATACGCCGCTCCTGTTGTCACTCATTCGGATTTTCCTCGGACTAGGTATCGGGGTATTGCTCGGATTAGTTATTATTGCGGTGTGGCAAATTGGCGAGAAGCTATGGTCAAGATGGGTTAAGGGCGCTGGACAAGCGGTCTAA
- a CDS encoding phospho-sugar mutase, with amino-acid sequence MAVNPQLLYEAWLNDPDIDEQTKEELRSIQGETGEIEDRFYRDLEFGTGGLRGVMGAGTNRMNRYVIGKATQGFAHFLLGESSSPSVVIAHDSRNNSDVYSLEAACVLAANGIRTYLFRSLRPTPQLSFAVRDLKATGGIVVTASHNPPEYNGYKVYGADGGQLVPHQAEQVIGQIRDITSFDEVKRLTQAEAEAQGLLCWLGDEDDQRFVDTIVAQTVQPDLIKEGAGAALGVVFTPLHGAGNLPIQRVLAQAGFTNVNVVWEQEQPNGLFPTVKSPNPEEQEAFTLAIKLAKETDADIIVGTDPDCDRMGAVVKDDKGDFVVLTGNQSGALMVNYLLSNLKAQGKLPVNGAVIKTIVTSEMGADIASSYGCEVFSTLTGFKYIGEKMSQFEATGSHTFLFGYEESYGYLAGTYARDKDAVVAALLICEAAAYYKSQGKTLYDVLLELYAKHGTYLEKLESRTLKGKDGVAQIGAIMDDWRTKPPEEIAGVAITQVLDYGKGLDGLPVENVLKFLLADGSWFCLRPSGTEPKIKIYFAVRGTGLDGATASLKQLADVVMARVDSLA; translated from the coding sequence ATGGCTGTAAATCCTCAACTCCTATATGAAGCTTGGTTAAATGATCCTGACATAGATGAACAAACAAAAGAGGAATTGCGTAGTATTCAAGGCGAAACGGGTGAAATCGAAGATCGCTTCTATCGCGATCTTGAATTTGGAACCGGTGGTTTGCGCGGTGTAATGGGTGCCGGAACGAACCGTATGAACCGTTACGTAATCGGTAAGGCAACGCAAGGCTTTGCTCATTTTTTATTAGGAGAGAGCTCTTCTCCATCAGTTGTCATTGCTCATGATTCCCGCAACAATTCTGATGTTTACTCTCTTGAAGCGGCGTGTGTGTTAGCGGCAAATGGTATTCGTACTTATTTGTTCCGTTCCTTACGCCCAACACCTCAGTTATCCTTCGCGGTAAGAGACTTGAAGGCTACCGGAGGAATTGTTGTAACGGCAAGCCATAATCCACCTGAATATAACGGTTATAAAGTATATGGAGCGGATGGAGGACAGCTAGTCCCTCATCAAGCGGAGCAGGTTATTGGTCAAATTAGAGATATCACATCTTTCGACGAAGTGAAGCGCCTGACTCAAGCGGAGGCGGAAGCCCAAGGGTTACTCTGCTGGCTAGGTGATGAAGACGATCAACGGTTTGTTGATACTATAGTCGCTCAGACTGTTCAGCCAGACCTTATTAAAGAGGGAGCGGGAGCAGCCTTGGGTGTTGTCTTCACGCCTCTACACGGTGCTGGGAACCTGCCTATTCAGCGTGTGCTAGCTCAAGCGGGCTTTACTAATGTAAATGTCGTCTGGGAGCAGGAGCAGCCTAATGGGCTGTTTCCAACGGTCAAATCTCCTAATCCAGAGGAGCAAGAGGCGTTCACGCTGGCCATTAAACTAGCTAAAGAAACGGATGCTGACATTATTGTAGGCACCGATCCGGACTGTGATAGAATGGGAGCCGTAGTCAAGGACGATAAAGGTGACTTCGTCGTTCTGACGGGCAATCAATCGGGTGCCTTGATGGTTAACTATTTGCTATCGAATTTAAAAGCTCAGGGCAAGCTGCCTGTAAATGGTGCTGTCATTAAAACAATTGTAACGAGTGAGATGGGAGCAGACATTGCTTCTTCTTATGGCTGTGAGGTGTTTAGTACTCTGACGGGCTTCAAATATATTGGAGAAAAAATGTCGCAGTTCGAAGCAACGGGCTCTCATACCTTCCTCTTCGGTTATGAGGAGAGCTATGGTTATTTAGCTGGAACGTATGCGCGGGACAAGGATGCTGTAGTAGCCGCGCTCCTTATCTGTGAAGCTGCAGCGTATTACAAATCGCAGGGCAAGACTTTATATGATGTTCTGCTAGAGCTTTATGCCAAGCACGGCACTTATTTGGAAAAGCTGGAGTCACGGACGCTTAAAGGTAAGGATGGCGTCGCCCAAATCGGTGCAATTATGGACGATTGGCGCACGAAGCCTCCAGAAGAAATTGCAGGTGTAGCCATCACCCAGGTGCTTGATTATGGGAAGGGTCTAGATGGGCTGCCTGTGGAAAATGTACTGAAATTTCTACTTGCTGACGGCTCATGGTTCTGCTTGCGTCCATCGGGGACAGAGCCGAAGATTAAGATTTATTTTGCGGTACGTGGAACTGGACTAGATGGAGCGACGGCTTCCTTGAAGCAGCTAGCTGACGTCGTAATGGCCCGTGTGGATTCGTTAGCTTAG